The proteins below come from a single Kitasatospora sp. NBC_00315 genomic window:
- a CDS encoding sensor histidine kinase: MADTIRRWLRARPLMTDLTVALACFVLAAPVSAAAAYHQNDSIPRYLVLLGVSCVPLVVRSRWPVPVASAVVVLTVLGYAVLPASGPPPAAAGFALYAVAIRTDRRTAWRTGLCAAVTLTAAALIVRPGVDELPANLGLIAWTFLSVAIGDAVRSRRELLASAMERAERAERTREEEAGRRVTEERMRIARELHDVVAHHITLVNAQAGVAHHLMRTDPEHAYQALERIRDTSRAALDELRATVGLLRSGGEQAAPREPAPGLAGLDDLLEAFRHSGLPVVLDRSGEPVALPPITDLTAYRIIQEALTNTHKHAGPATAQVRLEFRADVLRVTVEDDGRGAGTGAGGGGGTGHGMIGMHERARAVGGTLAAGPRPGRGFRIDAELPLPTGNGRKGCRLP; the protein is encoded by the coding sequence ATGGCCGACACGATCAGACGGTGGTTGCGGGCCCGCCCGCTGATGACCGACCTGACCGTCGCGCTGGCCTGCTTCGTGCTGGCCGCCCCGGTGTCGGCCGCGGCCGCCTACCACCAGAACGACTCGATCCCCCGGTACCTCGTCCTGCTCGGCGTCTCCTGCGTCCCGCTGGTGGTCCGCAGCCGGTGGCCCGTCCCGGTGGCGTCGGCGGTGGTCGTGCTCACCGTGCTCGGGTACGCGGTGCTCCCGGCCTCGGGGCCGCCGCCCGCCGCCGCCGGCTTCGCGCTGTACGCGGTCGCGATCCGCACCGACCGGCGTACCGCGTGGCGCACCGGCCTCTGCGCCGCCGTCACGCTCACGGCCGCCGCACTGATCGTCCGCCCGGGCGTGGACGAACTCCCGGCCAACCTCGGCCTGATCGCCTGGACCTTCCTGTCGGTGGCCATCGGCGACGCCGTCCGCAGCCGGCGCGAGCTGCTCGCCTCGGCGATGGAGCGGGCCGAGCGGGCCGAGCGCACCCGCGAGGAGGAGGCGGGCCGGCGGGTCACCGAGGAGCGGATGCGCATCGCCCGCGAGCTGCACGACGTGGTGGCGCACCACATCACCCTGGTCAACGCGCAGGCGGGTGTGGCTCACCACCTGATGCGCACCGATCCCGAGCACGCCTACCAGGCGCTGGAGCGGATCCGGGACACCAGCCGGGCGGCCCTGGACGAGCTGCGCGCCACCGTCGGCCTGCTCCGTTCCGGCGGCGAGCAGGCGGCGCCGCGGGAGCCGGCTCCGGGCCTGGCCGGCCTGGACGACCTGCTGGAGGCCTTCCGCCACTCGGGCCTGCCGGTCGTGCTCGACCGGTCGGGCGAGCCGGTCGCGCTCCCGCCGATCACCGACCTGACGGCCTACCGGATCATCCAGGAGGCCCTCACCAACACCCACAAGCACGCCGGCCCGGCGACCGCGCAGGTCCGGCTGGAGTTCCGGGCCGACGTCCTGCGGGTGACCGTCGAGGACGACGGCCGGGGCGCCGGTACCGGCGCCGGTGGCGGTGGCGGTACCGGCCACGGGATGATCGGGATGCACGAACGCGCCCGCGCCGTCGGCGGTACCCTCGCCGCCGGGCCCCGCCCCGGCCGGGGCTTTCGCATCGACGCCGAACTGCCGCTGCCCACCGGCAACGGCCGGAAGGGCTGCAGGCTGCCATGA
- a CDS encoding response regulator has product MTIRVLLADDQALLRGTFRMLIDSAPDLEVVGEAGTGREAVELARSLGADLVLMDIRMPVLDGLAATRLITEDEDLAGVKVLVLTTFESDEYVAEALRAGASGFLGKGINPEELLDAIRVVAAGDALLSPAATKALIGRFLAQPTPHERAALPRMDVLTAREQEVVTLVAAGLSNDDIAERLFVTPLTAKTHVNRAMAKLGARDRAQVVVIAYESGLVRPGSS; this is encoded by the coding sequence ATGACGATCCGCGTACTGCTCGCCGACGACCAGGCGCTGCTCCGGGGCACCTTCCGGATGCTGATCGACTCCGCCCCCGACCTGGAGGTGGTGGGCGAGGCCGGTACCGGTCGCGAGGCCGTCGAGCTGGCCCGCAGCCTGGGCGCCGACCTCGTCCTGATGGACATCCGGATGCCCGTGCTGGACGGGCTCGCCGCCACCAGGCTGATCACCGAGGACGAGGACCTGGCGGGCGTCAAGGTCCTGGTGCTGACCACCTTCGAGAGCGACGAGTACGTGGCGGAGGCGCTGCGGGCGGGCGCCAGCGGCTTTCTCGGCAAGGGCATCAACCCGGAGGAGCTGCTGGACGCGATCCGGGTCGTCGCCGCGGGCGACGCGCTGCTGTCGCCGGCCGCGACCAAGGCCCTGATCGGCCGCTTCCTCGCCCAGCCGACCCCGCACGAGCGCGCCGCGCTGCCCCGCATGGACGTGCTCACCGCCCGCGAGCAGGAGGTCGTCACCCTGGTCGCGGCCGGGCTCTCCAACGACGACATCGCCGAACGGCTCTTCGTCACGCCGCTCACCGCCAAGACCCATGTGAACCGCGCGATGGCCAAGCTCGGGGCCCGTGACCGGGCCCAGGTCGTGGTCATCGCGTACGAGAGCGGGCTGGTGCGGCCGGGCAGTTCCTAG